In Hyalangium minutum, the sequence TTGCCGGGATGTCGTTCCGTTCGATGATCCGTGCATCGACGCGGAGACCTGCGCGAACGATTTCTCCTGCTGGGAGCATGGGGACCTGACCATTGGGCTCACCACGACGACTTTCAGCTTCAAGAACGGCGTCATCCTGGACGCGGACATCGAGCTCAATGCCTCGCAGCCCGGAGGCAACCTGGGCTTCCTCTTTACCGTCGTCAGCTCCCCGCTCTGCGAGGGCCTCCCCAACCCGGACTGCGTGGCCATAGACCTGCAGAACACGCTGACCCATGAGATTGGCCACGCCATGGGGCTTGATCACGTGTTCGAGCCGCTCTCCACCATGGAGGCCTCAGCACCCCCAGGTGAGACGACGAAGCGGATCCTCGATGTGGGCACCTCCGCAGGCTTCTGTGACACGTACCCGCGCGGTCTGCCTCCCACGCAGTGCACCGCGCTCGGCGTGTCGAGCAAGAACCTCTTGGCCCAGAGCGCGGGGACTACCTGCGCGGCGGCCCCGGGAGGGCTGCTGCCCGGTGTGCTGCTGAGCCTGTGGATGCTCCGGCTCCGGCGCAGGGCTCGCCGCTAGGGGGCGCCCATGGGCGTCGCGTTCTTCGATCTCGACAAGACGCTGCTCGCGGTGAACTCCGCCACGCTGTGGATCCGCCGTGAGGTGGCCCTGGGCCACATCTCCCGTCTTCAGGCACTTCGCGCCAGCCTGTGGATCGCCCGCTACCACCTGGGCTTCGTCTCCATGCAGGACGCGGTGGTCGCGGCCATTGCCCAGCTGGCGGGCACCTCGGCTCAGGCGCTCCAGGATCGCACCACCGCCTTCTATGAGGCGCAGGTCCGTCCGCTCTATCGCCCCGGCGCCCTTCGCGCCGTCGAAGAGCATCGCGGCGCGGGAGATCGGCTGGTGCTGCTGACGTCCTCCTCGGGCTACCTCTCAGAGCTCGTCTTGCGCGATCTGCGCCTGGACGCCATCCTCTGCAACCGCTTCGAGGTGGATGCGCACGGCCTGCACACCGGCCGTCCTCTGGGAGATGTCTGCTTCGGATCGGGCAAGCTCACCCACGCGGAGCGCTACTCCCGGGAGGCGGGCTTCGCGCTGTCCCAGTGCTCCTTCTATACGGACTCGTATTCGGATCTGCCCGTGCTGGAGGTGGTGGGGAGGCCCGTGGCCGTGCACCCGGACTACCGCCTGCGCCGCGAGGCGGTGCGGCGCGGCTGGCCGGTGGTGGACTGGGGTGTGCCCTCCATCGGGGCCCCGGCCGCCGGTTCGCCTGCGTCTCCGCAGGCGGGCTCCGGCGCCGGGTGAGCGGCGCTCAGCGCCGCGGCATCTGCAACTTGATGTTGAACACGTAGTCCACCGCGACCACCTGGCCCTTATAGAGGATGGGCTTGTAGACGCGCGACAGCAGCGCCGCCACCACCGTCTGCTCCATGAGCGGCACGGACTTGAGCACGCGGCAGCTCTGCACGCGGCCCTCGCGGGTGATGGTGCACTTCACCAGCATGGTTCCCTGCACCCGGGCCGCCAGCGCCTCGCGGGTATAGGTGATCTCCTTGCCTTCGAGCTGCTCCGGCCGGCTCATGCCATCGCCGTACGGCATGGGCTTGGCGCCCGCCGCAGCGAGCACGTTGGCCGGGAGCACCTGCACGGCCCCCCCGCTGCCTGACGTCTCCGTGGGAGCGTTGTCGGAATCGGCCGCCTTGGCCACGGGCGCCGAGGGCGCCAGGGACTCCGCCGGATGCAGCGAGGCCATGGAGGTGGCGGGCTCCAGGCTGGAGCCGCGCGCACTGGCGAACTCGGTCCTCGAGCCCGGCAGGCCTCCCCGGCGCCTCTGCAGCTTCTGCGAGAGCACCACGTCTCCCGAGCCACCGGTGATCACGGCCTCGGTCTGGTAGCCCTCGAGCGCGAAGACGAGCTCGGCCGTCACCGTGCCGTCGCCGCCCGCGGGGAGCTCCAGGACGAACGGCGTCGTGCCGCGCTCCTTGCCCTGGTAATAGACGCGCGCGCCCGTGGGCTCGCTCATGAGGCGGAAGCGCACCTTCTGGGGCGCCGCCTGCGTGGGCTCGGGCGCGGCCGGGGGAGGCGTCGAGGGAGCCGGGGCCGCCGCGGGCGTTGCCTCGGCCACCACGGGTGCGGCGGGAGGGGCCTCCTTCGGGCGCATCACGGCGAACGTCGTCCCCAGCCCGAGGACGATGGCACCCCCAGCCAGCGCCAGGGCCAGCGTCTTGCGCTTGCGGCCCTTGGCCGCCGACTCGGGCTCCTCGACGCTGATGTCCAGCGCCAGGGTGGAAGAGCTGGTGTCCGTGGCTGCGGCGGACGCGAAGGCAGGGGAGGGGTGGGGGCCCGTGGTCGCCCCGGCACCGGGACGCTTGAAGATGCCGCTGTGGCCACCGGCGGCCATGTTGGCCGTCCGCAGCGCCTCCAGCATCTCGTCCATGGACTGGTAGCGCCGCGCGGGATCCTTCTCCAGGCAGCGCATCACCACGTGCTCGATGTCCGCGGGTACGGGGTGGTGCGGCCGCAGCGAGTTGAAGGGCGGAGGCGGCTCCTTGCAGTGCGCGAAGATGAGCTCCAGGTGGTCCCGCGCGATGAACGGTGGGCGGCCCTGCAGCATCTGGTACATCACCACGCCCAGCGAGTAGATGTCGCTGCGCGCGTCCGACACGTTGCGCGCCTGCTCCGGAGCCATGTACTGCGGCGAGCCGAGGAACGTGCCGCTCTGGGTGATCTCCGGGTTGAGTGCCGCCTGGGCCTCATTCTCGGCGATGTACTTCACCAGGCCGAAGTCCAGCACCTTCACCAGATCCTGGTCCGACTCATTCAGGAGCATGATGTTGGCGGGCTTCAGGTCCCGGTGGACGATGCCGATGCCGTGGGCCTCGCGCAGGGAGCGACAGACCTGTTGCACGATGGCAATCACCCGGCTCCACGGCAGGGAGCCAGATTGGGCGAGCGCCTGCGCAAGTGTCCTACCCTCCAGGTACTCCATGGCGATGTAGTAGATGCCGTCTTCGCTCTGGCCGTAGTCGATCACCGTCACCGTATTGGGGTGGCGGAGCTTGGACGTGAGCGAGGCCTCGCGCAGGAAGCGCTGCTGAAAGCCGGGATCCTTGGTGCTGGGGAAGCTGGGGTTGAGGACCTTGAGCGCCACCACCCGGTCCAGCGGGGCCTGCATGGCCTTGTACACCTTGCCCATGCCGCCGATGCCAATCGGCTCGGTGATGCTGAAGCGACCATTGAGTGTCCGGCCAACGAGCGGATCCCCCCCGGGGGTCGCAACGGCCTCAGTGCTCGGAGCGTCACTCTTGATCATTCCTGCCCCCTGCCTGCAAACGACATCCATGCCTCCGTCCCGGGTCCCGGTGACCATCAAACCACAACCGCAAGTCCGCCGCGATCACCGCCCAGCACCCACCGTATCAGGTCGGACACAGCGTTTTGGAGCAGCCGAGGAAGCGACCTTGGCCGCTCGCCCGCATTGACGGTCCTCCATTGGGCAGACTACGTTTCGGACTTACCCGAGCCCGATTTTCGGGTGGGTCTCCCCGATGGCTGAAACTCCCACAAATCCGGCGGAATCCCAGGCCCAACGTGCCTCTGTCCAGCGGCGGCTGATCTCGCTGGAGAACGAGCTGGCGCGGCTGCGGCGAGAACTCTTTCACCTTGGCGGCGAACACCGGCTGCCCGGGCTTTTCCTCACTGTAGAGGTCGCCGGCACCCAGGTGCTCTTGCCTTCTGACGCAGTGCAGGAGGTGGTCCGGCTGGTGGAGCTGCAGATCCTCCCAAGCTCACCCCCGCATGTGCTGGGCGCCTTCGTCTACCGAGGCGTGTCCGCCATCGCGGTGGATCTGGCCCGGATGATGGGGGTGGAGCGCGAGCCCTCGCTGGATGCCCACCTGGTGGTGTGCTCCGGCATCCGCACCGTGGCGCTGCTGGTGGACCACGTGCAGGACATCGTCGAGGCACCGTTGCTGGTGGATCGGGTGGAGGAGACCGAACAGAGGTCTCCGTGGGACAAGACCGGCTTGATGGCGGGGCTGTGCCGCTCTTCGGATGGCGCCTTGCGCCCGCTCTTGAAGACCTCGGCCATCCTAGCGGTCCCGGAGGAGACGTGAGTGAGGGGCCGCGAGTGGACTCGCTCGATGAGGCCACGCTAAGCCGGGTCGAAGAGGTGCTGCGCGAGGCCAGCGGGATGACCCTGGCCTCCAGCGTGCGGCGCTCGCTGAGCACGGCCATCACCCGTGCGGCCGAGGCCCGGGGCATGGAGATCCCCGCCTTCCTCCAGAAGCTGCTGGCCCGCGAGGCGGCGGTGGTGGAGCAGTTCATCGAGTACGCTGTCATTGGCGAGACGTACTTCTTCCGCCACCCCGAGCACCTGCGCGAGCTGGGCCGGGTGGCCGCGCTGAAGGAGGACGGCCTGTTCCGCGTGTGGAGCGCGGGCTGCGCCACCGGCGAGGAGGCCTACAGCATCGCCATGACGCTGATGGCCGCGGGGCTGCCCGTGGAGCGCATCCGCGTGACGGCCAGCGACATCTCCGCCCGCTCGCTGCAGCGCGCCCGCGCCGCCACCTATGGCCCCTGGTCCGTGCGCCGCATCGAGCCCTCCATGGAGCGGCGCTTCCTGACGCCCCAGGGCGATCTGGTGATGGTCAGCTCCCAGGCGCGGCGGCCGGTGGAGTTCCTCCGCCACAACCTGGTGCTCGACACGGCGCCCGTGTCCGAGCAGGACGCCGTCTTCTGCCGCAACGTCCTCATCTACTTCCCCCACGAGTTGGTGCGGCAGGTGATCGCCAAGCTCATCGGCGCGCTCGTGCCCGGCGGGCTGCTCTTCCTGGCGCCCGCGGAGATCCCTCTCACCAATGGCATGGGGCTGGAGCAGCTCGACGTGCAGGGCTCGCCGGTCCTCCGGCTGCCCCGGCCCCGGGCCGCCACGCCCGTGGAGACCGTGGCCGTCACCACTCCGGCGGGGCCCGACCCCAAGCAGGAGCTGCTGCGCAAGCTGAAGGCGCCCGTCCTCGGCTCGGTGTCCACGGTCCGCCCGGCTCCGGCTCCCGTTCCGTCCCCCGAGCCCCCGGCGCCTGTCCGTACAGGTGCGTCCGCAGGCTCCGGTGCGGCGGCCAGTGATGACGTGATGCGTCAAGCGCTGAGAGCAGCCCAGGAAGGAAAGTTTGACCAGGCTGAAGAGCTGGCCAAGGAAGCGGCTCGGAAGCTTGTCCCCGAAGCATACCTGCTGCTGGCCATGGTCACGGAGACCCGGGGCAACCTGAACGCGGCGGTGGATTTGGTCCGCAAGGCACTGTATCTGGACCCGTCGATGGCGCTTGGCCACGCTACGCTGATGACGCTGTACTCGCGGCTGAGCAAGCGGGAAGAGGCGGAGCGGGCCCGGCAGAACGCGTTGCGCGCGCTGGATGGGTTGGACGACGAGCATCTACTCCGGGGAGTGGAAACGATGACGGCGGGAGGCTTGCGGCAGGCGCTGGCCGCTCGCAATCGGACATGATGGCAGGGGCGCAGTAAGGCGCGTGTGCGCGCAATAGCTGGGAGGTCACGTGGAAGTCCAAGGCAGCAAGCCGCCCATGCCAGGGCGTCGTTCGGTGGGACGGCTCAGCCTGCGCACCAAGATCTTGTTGATCACGGGCCTGACGGGCGGCCTGGTGGCCACGCTTTTGAGCGTGGTCTTCACGGTGCAGATGCGCGATGCCCTGCGCAATGAGCTGGCTTCGCGCGCCCGCGTGGTCAGCATTCAGCTGGCCAGCAACCTGGCGGCGGCGACGGCGGCCCGTTCGCAGGTCACCCTGCAGCAGGCGGCGGAAGCCACCCTCCGCGACGTGGGCGAGGTGGCCTATGTGGTGGTGCGCGACGGCCAGGGCGAGGTGATGGCGGTGGCCGCCGCCAAGTCCTACTCGGGCGCCGACAAGGTGGACGCCTCGCCCCAGCTCCAGGCCGTGGAGCGCGAGGTGACGGTGAGTGGCCGGCAGGTGCTGGAGACCTCGGCCCCCATCCTCTTCGGCACTGCGGAGGATCCGCGGCAGCCCTCGGCCACGGATACGCGCAGCCGGGTGGGCACTGTCCAGGTGGGCATCCAGATGGAATCGCTGACCGCCTCGGTGAATGAGGGCGTGGTGCACGCGGCCCTCATTGGCCTGGCCGCCCTGGCGCTGTGCCTGATCGCCGCCGCCATGCTGTCCCGGCTGGTGACGGTGCCGCTGGAGCGGCTGACGGGCGTGGCGGCGGGCATCGCCGCGGGCAACCTGCGGCAGCAGGTCGAAATCCGCTCCACGGACGAGATTGGCGAGCTGGCCCAGAGCTTCGGGAAGATGGCGCGCACGGTGACGGATCTGGTGGCGGACCTGCGCAACGCCGCGGCCGACATCGAGCGCGAGGCCAACAGCGCGCTCACCACCTCCTCGCAGCAGTCCGCCATGGCGCATGAGCAGGCCTCGGCCATCAGCGAGACGAGCACCACGGTGGCGGAGATCGCCCAGACGGCCAAGCAGGCCACCAGCTACGCGGACTCGGTGATCAGCGGCACCCAGCGCTCCGAGGCCCTGTCCACGGAAGGCCAGAAGGTGGTGGCCGAGAGCGTGGCGGGCATGGAGAAGCTGGGCGAGCAGGTGCGCGCCATCGCGGTGGCCATCACCGAGCTGAACGAGCGCACCCTGCAGATCGGCGACATCATCACCACGGTGCGCGACGTGGCCGAGCAGTCCAACCTGCTGGCGCTCAACGCCTCCATCGAAGCGGCCAAGGCCGGCGACCACGGCCGCGGCTTCGCGGTGGTGGCCATGGAGATGCGCGCCCTGGCCGAGCAGTCCAAGGTGGCCGCCAACCAGGTGCGCGCCCTGCTGGGCGAAGTGCAGAAGGGCACCAAGGCCGCCGTGGCCGCCACGGACGAGGGCAGCCGGCGCGCCCAGGCCGCCATGGCCTTGGCGCAGAGCGCGGGCTCCGCCATCCTCGGCCTGGCCGAGGTGATCAAGGAGTCCTCCGCGGCCGCGCGGCAGATCGCCGGCAACACGCGGCAGCAGACGATTGGTGTGGAGCAGATCGCCACGGCGATGAGTGAGCTGTCCGTGGCGATGGCTGACAGCGTCAATGGGACGCGTCAGATTGAACAGGTTGCGGGTAACCTCTCGAATCTCTCCAAGAAGTTCTCGGAGCTCGTAGGTAGATATCAGCTATGAACACGGCCGCGACACGAGGCGCACCGCTGAAGGTCCTGATCGTCGAGGACACCAAGACGATCACCAACCTTCTGCAGGTGTACCTGATGGGGTGGGGGCTCCAGTTCTTCGATGCCGGCAACGGCGTCCAGGGACTGGCCAAGGCACGTGAGATCAAGCCGGATCTGATCATCTCCGACGTGCAGATGCCGGAGATGGACGGCTTCGCGCTCTGCGCGGCGGTGAGGGCGGACTCCTCACTGCACGCCACGCCCTTCCTGCTGCTCACTTCGCTCAAGGACGAGGCCAGCCGCCAGCGCGGCCGGCTGGTGGGCGCCAGCGCCTTCCTCAACAAGCCCGTCTCCGTGGACGAGCTGCGGGAGCGCGTGCGCGAGCTGCTGAAACTCCCTGTGAAGGG encodes:
- a CDS encoding myxosortase-dependent metalloprotease, MXAN_2677/MXAN_2678 family, with the translated sequence MSRLLPLLLAVLFMAPAAGAQVYRRTAVPGQPLCLNWLSREFVYHVDSQGSLRTPRDTEFPAIEASFDTWRTLSATCSDFTFVRGPDVDRPFVGYDKTPGAENQNVITFRETACRDVVPFDDPCIDAETCANDFSCWEHGDLTIGLTTTTFSFKNGVILDADIELNASQPGGNLGFLFTVVSSPLCEGLPNPDCVAIDLQNTLTHEIGHAMGLDHVFEPLSTMEASAPPGETTKRILDVGTSAGFCDTYPRGLPPTQCTALGVSSKNLLAQSAGTTCAAAPGGLLPGVLLSLWMLRLRRRARR
- a CDS encoding chemotaxis protein CheW: MAETPTNPAESQAQRASVQRRLISLENELARLRRELFHLGGEHRLPGLFLTVEVAGTQVLLPSDAVQEVVRLVELQILPSSPPHVLGAFVYRGVSAIAVDLARMMGVEREPSLDAHLVVCSGIRTVALLVDHVQDIVEAPLLVDRVEETEQRSPWDKTGLMAGLCRSSDGALRPLLKTSAILAVPEET
- a CDS encoding response regulator gives rise to the protein MNTAATRGAPLKVLIVEDTKTITNLLQVYLMGWGLQFFDAGNGVQGLAKAREIKPDLIISDVQMPEMDGFALCAAVRADSSLHATPFLLLTSLKDEASRQRGRLVGASAFLNKPVSVDELRERVRELLKLPVKGPTGR
- a CDS encoding HAD family hydrolase; its protein translation is MGVAFFDLDKTLLAVNSATLWIRREVALGHISRLQALRASLWIARYHLGFVSMQDAVVAAIAQLAGTSAQALQDRTTAFYEAQVRPLYRPGALRAVEEHRGAGDRLVLLTSSSGYLSELVLRDLRLDAILCNRFEVDAHGLHTGRPLGDVCFGSGKLTHAERYSREAGFALSQCSFYTDSYSDLPVLEVVGRPVAVHPDYRLRREAVRRGWPVVDWGVPSIGAPAAGSPASPQAGSGAG
- a CDS encoding methyl-accepting chemotaxis protein, producing the protein MEVQGSKPPMPGRRSVGRLSLRTKILLITGLTGGLVATLLSVVFTVQMRDALRNELASRARVVSIQLASNLAAATAARSQVTLQQAAEATLRDVGEVAYVVVRDGQGEVMAVAAAKSYSGADKVDASPQLQAVEREVTVSGRQVLETSAPILFGTAEDPRQPSATDTRSRVGTVQVGIQMESLTASVNEGVVHAALIGLAALALCLIAAAMLSRLVTVPLERLTGVAAGIAAGNLRQQVEIRSTDEIGELAQSFGKMARTVTDLVADLRNAAADIEREANSALTTSSQQSAMAHEQASAISETSTTVAEIAQTAKQATSYADSVISGTQRSEALSTEGQKVVAESVAGMEKLGEQVRAIAVAITELNERTLQIGDIITTVRDVAEQSNLLALNASIEAAKAGDHGRGFAVVAMEMRALAEQSKVAANQVRALLGEVQKGTKAAVAATDEGSRRAQAAMALAQSAGSAILGLAEVIKESSAAARQIAGNTRQQTIGVEQIATAMSELSVAMADSVNGTRQIEQVAGNLSNLSKKFSELVGRYQL
- a CDS encoding TonB family protein, whose amino-acid sequence is MIKSDAPSTEAVATPGGDPLVGRTLNGRFSITEPIGIGGMGKVYKAMQAPLDRVVALKVLNPSFPSTKDPGFQQRFLREASLTSKLRHPNTVTVIDYGQSEDGIYYIAMEYLEGRTLAQALAQSGSLPWSRVIAIVQQVCRSLREAHGIGIVHRDLKPANIMLLNESDQDLVKVLDFGLVKYIAENEAQAALNPEITQSGTFLGSPQYMAPEQARNVSDARSDIYSLGVVMYQMLQGRPPFIARDHLELIFAHCKEPPPPFNSLRPHHPVPADIEHVVMRCLEKDPARRYQSMDEMLEALRTANMAAGGHSGIFKRPGAGATTGPHPSPAFASAAATDTSSSTLALDISVEEPESAAKGRKRKTLALALAGGAIVLGLGTTFAVMRPKEAPPAAPVVAEATPAAAPAPSTPPPAAPEPTQAAPQKVRFRLMSEPTGARVYYQGKERGTTPFVLELPAGGDGTVTAELVFALEGYQTEAVITGGSGDVVLSQKLQRRRGGLPGSRTEFASARGSSLEPATSMASLHPAESLAPSAPVAKAADSDNAPTETSGSGGAVQVLPANVLAAAGAKPMPYGDGMSRPEQLEGKEITYTREALAARVQGTMLVKCTITREGRVQSCRVLKSVPLMEQTVVAALLSRVYKPILYKGQVVAVDYVFNIKLQMPRR
- a CDS encoding CheR family methyltransferase, which produces MSEGPRVDSLDEATLSRVEEVLREASGMTLASSVRRSLSTAITRAAEARGMEIPAFLQKLLAREAAVVEQFIEYAVIGETYFFRHPEHLRELGRVAALKEDGLFRVWSAGCATGEEAYSIAMTLMAAGLPVERIRVTASDISARSLQRARAATYGPWSVRRIEPSMERRFLTPQGDLVMVSSQARRPVEFLRHNLVLDTAPVSEQDAVFCRNVLIYFPHELVRQVIAKLIGALVPGGLLFLAPAEIPLTNGMGLEQLDVQGSPVLRLPRPRAATPVETVAVTTPAGPDPKQELLRKLKAPVLGSVSTVRPAPAPVPSPEPPAPVRTGASAGSGAAASDDVMRQALRAAQEGKFDQAEELAKEAARKLVPEAYLLLAMVTETRGNLNAAVDLVRKALYLDPSMALGHATLMTLYSRLSKREEAERARQNALRALDGLDDEHLLRGVETMTAGGLRQALAARNRT